The Helianthus annuus cultivar XRQ/B chromosome 11, HanXRQr2.0-SUNRISE, whole genome shotgun sequence region cttaaacgcaatcagtttaacgcgacgtacactccggaactgtgacgtaagccaaacataccctaaatatccgttacctaacttagaaataagtttcgaaggattcggtatggcgaaaacatgtttatttgaactaaagaactaattacgacaaaactgcgaaacgaacgttggtggccgcccggataatatttaatcccacaaatattctgttatgattaaaattttattttaatcaggttcatgttgaaaaataaattaaaacgcttaaaaacgttatttttcaagtttaagcgcgtaccgtgtgttcctacgcgacacagtgcttacactgcaaaacgcagacaacgcagcaaacccaggaatatgcaggaatatgccaggaatatgccaggaatatgccaggaatatgccaggaatatgccaggaatatgtcaggaatatgccaggaatatgctaggaatatgctagtaatatgctaggaatatgctaggaatatgctatatgaaaggtctataaataccaccattccatcactccatcttcacTCCCCATCTCTCCCTCTTTCTATATTAatcttcttcatatcttcaagtcttgttcttgaagattcaaCACCCTTTCTAGTAAACTTCAAGTTAGTGTGAAGATCTAAGGGTGTTCCCAAGGTGTTGTCAAGTGAATACAAGCTTCCTATCATCCCACAACCttcttgaatcttgaaggtataacacttATGTTTAAATCATACCATTGATTCATAGTTGTTCTTAGATGATTTaaagtttctcttgaatcttgggattttcactaaacttgaaatctaaaaatGAAATGAGTCTTGGTTACAAAAAAATGGTGgtgtatatatacatgtataaccgtacatatctatactactttataaagcaTATCCGAAGGATAAGATTGGAAATGAAAAATGTACTTAAATCATActcaatgcacaatgtacaagacTTAAAGCACCAAGAAACACATAACTTTTACCCTTTACCCGGATCCATCATCAGCCGTCCATTTTCTTTCATTTCTTCACACGGATCATGATCTGACGGATGATTTTGTTTTCACACGGATCCACCTTTCCCCTTCcttctctctcatctctctcacaaCTCGCATCTCACCAGATCTTTTCATcaaccttctctctctctctctctctctggcgaCGCAAGCACATGCCAACGATTAGGGTTTCGATATCAAATTCAGATTCACAATCTCCAACAGAAATCAAATCCAATGGAGAATACGGTTCAAGAGGTTTGCGATTCAATCATTTCACTTCATACAAAGGTTACTAACAATGGCAGACCTAATTTTTGGTTTCAATGATGAAGTTAGGGCACTTTCGAATCTGGATCTGGACTGTAATGAGGTGTTgaattcgttttttttttttttgctaaattcGATTCTGACCAGATTTGATTTGTTCTTTTTTTCAGTTCGTTTTTtcatgaatgatgatgaagaccAAGTTCAGTTGAAGATTTGGGCAACTCCGGTAAGGTTGTTTCACAATTTATTATAGTTTTTTTTCGCCGGAAAACAACCGACACCCACAAAGATTGAATCTGTAGGTGATAAAGATCATCTTTTGTTGGTAAGGTTGGAGTCTTTTTATGTAATGTGAAGTGGGTATTGTTGTTTCAAGATTTTGAAGGGGGATTTGAAGTGGGTCCTGAATGAACAGATCTTGATGTTGTTAATAGATGGTTCTAGAAGGTCTatgttttttttgtgtgtgtgtgtggaagTTGGTGTGTGTGATTTCGGAGAATCTTGAAACAGATGATTCTAATTTTTTTGCTTATTTTTTGGGATATATGTATATTCGTTGATATATGTATGGCAAGAATGAACATATATTTTGAATATTTTCTACAAAAATAAGGTTTGAAGAACTATAATTGCATGTAGTGTTGTGTCACTCTCTCAATATGTGTAAAAACAAGATTTAGCTTTTATTATGTTGTGGGGCTGGTTTGTTGGCTCCATGTTCTTGTCTGTCAAACAGTGGGGTTTTGTTGAACATTATGTCTGTCATATGTGGGTTTTGTCTCAATGTTAAGTCAATGTTGTGAAAAGTTATTCAGTTTTGTTTACGCGCTGTAAATTGTGTAGATTAAATCAATAACGACTAGCTTTGATTGTTGTTTTTGGTCAGGTGATTGGGTTTCAAGCTCGGTTGGCGCTGGCTTTATGCTGCATATCATCAATGTGCACACAGGAGAGGTAAATTTAGTGTTTTTAACCGTTTGAAATCAGTTAGAATAATAATGAGTGGAATTGAATGctgaatttgtttatttttcgctgaaaaaaaaatatatttttgggttCTATTAGGAAACCTTGGAAAATAACATGGAATGTGCAGAAATTTTGGGAGGAGATTTGTATGTATTTCATCTAACCACGGGAGCATACTATCTTTGTCGTCATGATTTCTTCGAGTTAGCAGAGGTTTGTGGATTGGCTCCTGATTGGTTTAGAATTTTGGTTGGTGATACCATTGACTACACTGGTATGTCCTTCAATCTTGTCAAGATGAAAATGGAAAAAGTTTCTTATATCTTTTTTTAATGTTATAGATGTAAGAGGTTGGAGAAAGACCGGTAGACCAAAACAGGTGAATCTGTCATCTATAGAGGTGAAAACTATTAGATGTATCATCTATGATCCTCAATTGGTAAGTTTGCTCTGCTACAAACTCAAGGGTCTGGGCTACCATAATGTCTATAAAATTTATTACATGTGATATCCTTCTCTCTTGAATATTACATGAATGATAAGATTTACCTTTGAATATTACATGAGTTAATTTGGTGTTGATTTTTATGATAAACGAACAGGAGGACATTTACAATATGGAAGAGATGTCAAAGTCAGCATTCACTTCAAGCTTGTTTGAGGGGGAAACAAAATCTCTCACTAAATTACAAGGGGAAACCATAACTGTTGCGAAAAGTCAAAGTAAAGGAATAAAAAATGTATTTGAACCGAACTACATTCCTCTTTGGGGTTCCCATTCCGTATGTGGTCACAGATCGGAAATGGAAGATGCGATTGCAGTAGGGATGAGCAAATTAGAc contains the following coding sequences:
- the LOC110890813 gene encoding uncharacterized protein LOC110890813; protein product: MLHIINVHTGEETLENNMECAEILGGDLYVFHLTTGAYYLCRHDFFELAEVCGLAPDWFRILVGDTIDYTDVRGWRKTGRPKQVNLSSIEVKTIRCIIYDPQLEDIYNMEEMSKSAFTSSLFEGETKSLTKLQGETITVAKSQSKGIKNVFEPNYIPLWGSHSVCGHRSEMEDAIAVGMSKLDLVPVPNRVLFRYRFGTHF